TGGCCAGGGTGAGAGGGAAGAGCCGATTAATGGAGATGGGAAGGGAAAAGGGGGTCCTTCCTCTGCTCTACCCTGCTCCCCACACGCCCCAGGTGCTGCGATTGGTAGAGGCCCAGGCTGTCCATTTCCAGCAGGGCCATGAGGAGCTGAGCCAGCTGAGCCAGTATCGCAAGGAGCTAGGTGCCCAGGTAGCAGGAAATGGCGGGAGGTTCGTGGGTCCTGGCATCGTTGGGGGAGACCACCGGGTTCTGAGCTGTCTCTCCTATGCCCAGTTGCACCAGCTGGTCTTGAATTCAGCACGAGAAAAGAGGGACATGGAGCAGAGGCATGTGCTGCTGAAACAGAAGGTGAGCGGGGAGGCTGCCGCCTGAAGGCAGACAGGcctgtggccctgttctcagcctggcccaggtgccCTCTGACCCTCTtgttccccaggagctgggtgggGAGGAGCCTGAGCCAAGCCTAAAGGAGGGCCCCGGGGGCCTGGCCATGGAAGGACATCTCTTCAAACGGGCCAGCAATGCGTTTAAGACATGGAGCCGGTGAGGAGAGGATGCCCAAGCAGCCAGGCCCACCAAATGTGGTGTCTGTCGCTCTGAGTGGTTACTGTATGCTAAGTACAGACAGAACCCTGCCTTCAGAGAGTTTCTAGTCTGGCAGCAAAGAGGAACAGTATAGTCATTAGATGGATGGGACGTTATGGGCAAAGGTAAGAATGCCACAGGGGAAAGCACAAGGTAAGGTGAGAAGGAGGTCAAAACCTGGGAGGCGTGGCCACTTTTACGTAGGGGCTCTGGGCAGGGCTCATGAGCAGGTTGACTTCTAGGGAAAGACTTGGAAGCTGTCTGGGGGAAGGGTGTTCTAGGCAGAAGGAAGAGCTAGTGCCAAGACCCTGGGGTGCCTAGGATGTTCCAGGAACCAAGAGGAGCTGTGGGCCTGGACAGAGGGAAAGGATGTCACAAGTTGGGGTACATGAGGATGAGGTCGCTGGGGACCCTGCAGGCCCTTCCTGGCCCTTGGACTCCACTCTGAGGACCTTGGGGACCCACGTCAACATGATGTGCTCAGACTTGACTCTTTCCCCTATAAAGCCATTGCCAGCACATCTGGAACTTTTGGTACAAATTCAAAAAGAGAGCCTATCCCCAAGAGACTTGTGTTTGTCAAACTTTATTTTTTTGAATAGGCAAGGCATTTCACGTCATCAGTCTGTCCACTCTGGACTCTATAAGATCTGAAGGGCCTCCACTTTGGATAGCCCCCCTTCTCTGGGATGTCTTAGCCCCACACATCTCTCAGCACGATCCTTCTAGGGCAAAGGAGACAGCCTCCCTCTGGTTCCTGTCCCAAGCTCACCTTGATGTTTTCTCAGTCTCTCACTCTGTGTCCACTCCTGCCAGACGCTGGTTCACCATTCAGAGCAACCAGCTGGTGTACCAGAAGAAGTACAAGGTGGGTAGGCCCAGGGCCTCGGATGCCTGGATCCCAGGGAGACACAGCTCTTGCCTGCCACCAGCTGCACCCCTGACTACCTCTCCCTCCCAGGACCCCGTGACTGTGGTGGTGGACGACCTGCGACTCTGCACAGTGAAGCTCTGCCCCGACTCAGAGAGGCGCTTCTCCTTTGAGGTGGTGTCCCCCAGCAAGTGAGTGCAGGCCCCGGGGTGACAGGCCAGGAGAGACCCACCGAAGAGGCAGGGCTGACGACAGGGCATCCCTGGAGCGGGTCTCCCAGGTGTCTAGGCAGCTCCAGCCTCCACCCACGGGTGGTTAGGTTGTGACCCGGGACTGAGGGCCCAGGATCAGGAGTGGTTAACTCCAAACCCAAACaccccatcaagtggattctgattcatagcaaacctaggggcagggtagaactgcccttgtgagtttctgggactataactcttcaggaatagaaagcccccatctttctaagcagctggtagtttagaactgctgaccttgcagttagcagcccaatgagtaaccactccaccactgctcctggccaaactcactgctattgagtcaattctgactcatcatgactctataggacagggtagaactgcccctgtgggtttctgagacggtaaccctttacaggagtagaaggccctttctcctgagaagcagctgatagttttgaactgctgaccttgcagttagcaacccaatgaataaccactacaccaccagggctcctttataagTGATAGTTAACATGGGTATTATCAATTGGCATGGAAATTGGCATGGAAATCTTCCAATGCCGCTGCTACCATTGACTACCAACTGAATGTCCACCTGCCCAGTTTGCTGCATTGCTCCCCAGGCCTCAGTTGCCCCCTCCCCCTGTCTCCCTTGCACTTCCCATCCAGGTCCTGCTTCCTCCAGGCTGACTCGGAGCGTCTGCTGCAGCTGTGGGTTAGTGCCGTGCAGAGCAGCATCGCCACTGCCTTCAGCCAGGCTCACCCTGATGACAACCTGCGGACCCCAGGCCAGGTGCCTTCCCCTGGGCGTGCAGGGCCAGGCTAGCCCAGGAGATGGGGCCCTCGTTCTtcattcccttcccttcctgtctCTCTAGGGCTCAGGACACCTGGCCATGGGCTCTGCCGCTACTCTGGGCTGCGGCGGGATGGCCAGGGGCAGGGAGTCTGGGGGCATTGGGCACGTGGCAGCCCAGGTACAAAGTGTGGATGGCAATGCCCAGTGCTGTGACTGTCGGGAGCCAGCCCCAGAGTGGGCCAGCATCAACCTTGGTGTCACCCTCTGCATCCAGTGCTCTGGCATCCACAGGTCACACCCTCCCCTCAGAGTCCCAAATGTGGACCCCCCTGCCCCACTCCAAGCTGCATGCACACACGCCCTCCGCCCCAGATAGAGTCCGTTATACAGGACCTTTCTTTTCCTGTATGTCTTGCCCCACCCCCCTTAGCTTCTGTTCTATCTCTTCTATCTCGTATCCCAGTGCTGGGCGGAGCGCAGAGGAGCACAAGGCGGACCTAGGAGGGCACTTGATGGGTTGGTCTGGGCCAGGGTTAGGGGACCCCTTCAGAGGGGTTTGTTTGGTTGGCTTGATTGGAAGAGGTGAGATGGCATAGCAGAGAAGCGGCCATGGGGGAGCAAGTCCACAAAGCCATCCAACCTGGGTCAGTGTGCTGCGGGAGGGAAGGGGCAAGGCATGATGAGAGTTACCCACACCCAAGGGTCTCAAGGgaagagtggtggctggtgaaggAGTATGAGGCCCTAAAAATGCAGGATGGGGCGTGGggacagagagcaggctgaatccTCCAGAACCAGGTCAAGGCTACATGCTGCAGCCGCCCTGCTGCCTCCTGGTCTAGCTCCCACTCTCCCAGGCAGGACCTCGCTCCCAAGTCCTTTCAGGAGTGACAGTAGCGGACGCCTCCTCTCCACTCCACTGCCCCACAGGGGGCCTGACTCCCACTCTGACCCTCCAGGAGCCTGGGTGTCCATTTCTCCAAAGTCCGGTCTCTGACTCTTGATTCCTGGGAGCCAGAACTAGTGAAGGTGACTTGGGACATAGTGCAGACTCGGGGAGGCAGGAGGgacggggggagaggggggacctTGAGTGAGGGCACCAGCATTCACATACCACCACCTCCCTGTCTGTCTGCATCTGCCTGCAGCTGATGTGTGAGCTGGGGAACGTAGTCATCAACCAGATCTACGAGGCGCGGGTGGATGCTATGGCGGTGAAGAAGCCAGGGCCCAGCTGCTCCCGGTGGGTGAGGCTGAGGCGTGGGCGAAGGCCCTTTAGGGGCCGTTGAGGGGTCAGGGTAGAGGAGAGGAGGGCCTGGGATGGGAAGAGGAAGActttccctctccctttctcccaggCAGGAGAAGGAGGCCTGGATTCATGCCAAATATGTGGAAAAGAAATTCCTGACCAAGCTTCCTGAAGTGCAGGCACGAAGAGGCGGCCGGGGACCTCCCAGGGGGCATCCTCCTGTGCCCCCGAAGCCTTCCATCATTAGGTCCAGACCAGGGGGCTTCAGTGGAAAGACAGGTATATGTGTTAGGTGGGCGTTCATGGAGGGCCTGTGAGCTTGGGTGTCGGgcctgcgggggagggggggtgggggggtggtaggGGTTGCACAGTGTGTGAGGCCTAAGCTGCTCCCTTGAGGATGTCAGGGACAAGAAAACACTGTCCCGGACTTTACCAGGGagggaagggtgtcagggagtgACGATGCACTAAGACGATGCCCTTAGTGACATGGCACTAAGAATGGAAGGGATGGGGCTAGGGGTAGGCAGGGAGGGCTCCATAAGGAGGTATCACCAAGCCTGAGAAAAAGTGGGAATGGGGATGAGCTTGGAGCCGAGCTAGCCTCAAGAGCTGAGTCCGAGTGTCAGCAGGCCGGCTTCCTAGCTGGTCTGGGTGGTTGGACAGGGTGAGGTACGTGAAACCGTCTGCCCCCCACACCCAGAAGTCCTCACACCATGAACACTTATGCACCCAAATACACACCCCCACCCAGCTCCACCTCCCCTCACGGGCCCAAGTGTCATGAAGACCTCAGCACAAGTTACATGTGCTCTTGGTTTACGCTCCATGACTCACCTAtctaggagcactggtggcacagtggctatgagttggactgctaactgcaaggtcagcagttcaaaaccatcatcctctagaaagatggggctttctactcctgttaagagctATAATTTCAGAAACCCccttgggcagttctaccctgtcactaggagttggcattgactcaatggcagaatttgggggttttttggtttttggtttgtgttTCTTTAACTCACCTTTTCAAACTTACATGGGaacaaagcctggtgatctgattccataaaaattaaacacacacacacaaactcactgccatcaagtagaatcagacagtgaccctataagacagggtagaactgtctgtgggtttcttagactggggttctttttttattattaatcattttattaggggctcatacagctcttatcacaatccatacatccatcaattgtgtcaagcacatttgtacattcgttgccctcatccttctcaaatacaggagaagaaagcctcatcttgctctcagagccacaggtggtttcaaactactgaccttgtggaacaACTCTATTCTTTTAACACTCAGGGTACCGTGGGTTGGAGTGGGGCTGTGATCCCATCACAGTAACAGGGAGCCATGCCAGGGACTTTCCTCCAGCCTGCCAGCTGATCTCCTTAACAGAACCAAATCTCTGTAGCAGAGCCCTCCTCTGATGACCTGGGCAGCCTGCACTCTGGGGCTCTCCTGTTTCGAGCCGCTGGGCATCCACCATCGCTTCCCACCATGGCTGACGCCCTTGCCCATGGAGCTGATGTCAACTGGGTTAACGGTGGTCAAGAGAATGCCACACCTCTGATCCAGGCCACAGCTGCTGTGAGAGCCTTGTCCcatgccctcctccccctccccctccccctgctccccggGAGGCCCACCCCACAGCGCCTGAGTGATAAGCTAGATCAACTAGTTCCCAACAGGGCGCCATGCAGAGACAGACCGCAGTGTGAACCTGAGCTCAGCCCTTCCAGGAAGGAGACTTGGGGCAATTACTAACCTGTTGGCTGTGCTGTTTCCTTAATCTGTAACACTGGAATGTCACACCTCATAAGGTTGTGCTGGGAATTTAATGTATGAATACATAGGGAGCGCCAGCAGAACCCTGAACTCCTGATTCCTGCCCccgcctccgccccccccccccccagagcctCTTTAAATCGGCCTTTCTCAACACTTGGGACAGAATTCTCTCctggcctgtgagtttctgctCCAAAACGGAGCGAACGTGAACCAAGCAGACAGCGCCGGCAGGGGCCCGCTCCATCACGCAACCATTCTGGGCCACACGGGGTAGGGGCAGCGCGGCGGCAGGAGCGGGAGCGGGGAAGAAGGCTCTCcggggtgtggggggggcgggaagGAACGCGGCTGAACCAGGCCCCCCTCTCCAGGCTCGCCTGCCTGTTTCTCAAACGCGGAGCTGACCTGGGGGCTCGGGActctgaaggcagagaccctctGACCATCGCCATGGAAACCGCCAACGCGGATATCGTCACGTTGTAAGGATGTGTAGGGGCGGAGCCATCGCTTGGCCCGCCCACGTGGGTGGGATGAACAGGGAGACCCTGAGCTTGCGCCTCGGGGCCCGGGTCGGGGGCGGGGCGGCCCCTTCTGGACCCGAAGTCTGGTGCCCAGCGACAAGAGAAAGGATGTAACCTGGGTGAATTGTGTAATAGGAAGGCGGGACCCAGGTTCGAGGCTGGTGAGCTCATCCTGAGTGAGGAGCAGCTAGCTGTCCGTGTCTCAGCTTTGTCGTCTGGCACCTTTTAAGCACCAGGTCCTGGGGCAACCCCCCAGCTAAAGGAAGGGATGTGGCGGGCAGGGAGAACCAGTCATTCTCTACTCCGCTTCTTTTCAGGCTGCGATTAGCAAAGATGAGGGAGGCCGAAgctgcccagggccaggcaggtaTGGTATCCACCCCTGGGTCCAGCACCCGGCTTCGGCCTTGTTCCGCGTACCCAGCCAGCGTTTGGGATGCAGCCGCAGTGCCAGGCGCCCCGGAGGCAGGGCAAAGATTAGACGAAGGGGCTGTGTTCAGGACGCAGGAGCCCCTTCCACTCTGGCTCGTACCACGCCAGGCCCTGCGGGCCCCAGCACCCTTTCTAGGGCTGGGGCCCAGTTCTCTGCCGCCCAGCCCTGCCTCCCCTTCCCTTCAGGAGATGAGACGTATCTGGACATCTTCCGTGACTTTTCCCTCATGGCATCGGATGACCCAGAGAAGCTGAGCCGGCGGAGCCACGATCTTCACACGCTTTGATGGCCCTGCACCCTCAGACCCTCCCCACCGCCCTCCCCGCCTCCAGCGTCATTATATCCTTTCACTTTGCTTGTGTCTTCgtaattccttttttttaaattattttattgggggctcttacagctcttatcaccatccatccatcctttgtgccaagcacatttgtacacatgttgccatcatcattttcaaaatgttttctttggacttgagtccttgctatcagctcattcccccgccccccctAATTCCTTCATTCCGTGCCCCTCGGCGGCAGCCCCTCGGGCGGGCAGGCGGAGGAAGGGACCGGAGACTAGTCCCGCAAGAGGCCCAAGGGGGAGAAGTGGAAACTGCGGCCGCAGGCCAGCGGCTGGAGGGCGGGGCCGGGCTCGGACGACGTGGTCAGACTGGTCAGGCCAGAGGGGTGAGGGCCACCCGCCCGCGTGGGGTGAGGGATGGCCTTCCCCTGCCTGGCAGCCCTGAGACATCCTCGGAATGCCGCAGCTCAGCACGCGCCCCCTCAGGGACTTCCCCGCGGGAGTAACTAGTAAGGGGCCGCGGGGATCCCGTCTTCTTGGAGGAGTGGCGGGTTCGAGACCCGGCCAGAGGCTAAGTTGCATACGTGAGGTCATGCACACACTCGCGGCCAGCGGGGTCCTCGCAGCCACATCCGGGCGACGTGCCTGAGTCACCGTCTGGACCCCACCCGCCGGCCCAGCCTGCCTGCCCCGTCCC
This window of the Tenrec ecaudatus isolate mTenEca1 chromosome 10, mTenEca1.hap1, whole genome shotgun sequence genome carries:
- the ACAP1 gene encoding arf-GAP with coiled-coil, ANK repeat and PH domain-containing protein 1 isoform X1, with product MTVKLDFEECLKDSPRFRASIELVEAEVSELETRLEKLLKLGTCLLESGRHYVATGRAFILGICDLGRLGPPEPMMAECLEKFTASLSHKLDSQAELLDATQHTLQQQIQTLVKEGLRAFREARRDFWRGSESLEAALTHNAEVPRRRTQEAEEAGTALRTARAGYRGRALDYALQINVIEDKRKFDIMEFVLRLVEAQAVHFQQGHEELSQLSQYRKELGAQLHQLVLNSAREKRDMEQRHVLLKQKELGGEEPEPSLKEGPGGLAMEGHLFKRASNAFKTWSRRWFTIQSNQLVYQKKYKDPVTVVVDDLRLCTVKLCPDSERRFSFEVVSPSKSCFLQADSERLLQLWVSAVQSSIATAFSQAHPDDNLRTPGQGSGHLAMGSAATLGCGGMARGRESGGIGHVAAQVQSVDGNAQCCDCREPAPEWASINLGVTLCIQCSGIHRSLGVHFSKVRSLTLDSWEPELVKLMCELGNVVINQIYEARVDAMAVKKPGPSCSRQEKEAWIHAKYVEKKFLTKLPEVQARRGGRGPPRGHPPVPPKPSIIRSRPGGFSGKTAEPSSDDLGSLHSGALLFRAAGHPPSLPTMADALAHGADVNWVNGGQENATPLIQATAANSLLACEFLLQNGANVNQADSAGRGPLHHATILGHTGLACLFLKRGADLGARDSEGRDPLTIAMETANADIVTLLRLAKMREAEAAQGQAGDETYLDIFRDFSLMASDDPEKLSRRSHDLHTL
- the ACAP1 gene encoding arf-GAP with coiled-coil, ANK repeat and PH domain-containing protein 1 isoform X2 is translated as MTVKLDFEECLKDSPRFRASIELVEAEVSELETRLEKLLKLGTCLLESGRHYVATGRAFILGICDLGRLGPPEPMMAECLEKFTASLSHKLDSQAELLDATQHTLQQQIQTLVKEGLRAFREARRDFWRGSESLEAALTHNAEVPRRRTQEAEEAGTALRTARAGYRGRALDYALQINVIEDKRKFDIMEFVLRLVEAQAVHFQQGHEELSQLSQYRKELGAQLHQLVLNSAREKRDMEQRHVLLKQKELGGEEPEPSLKEGPGGLAMEGHLFKRASNAFKTWSRRWFTIQSNQLVYQKKYKDPVTVVVDDLRLCTVKLCPDSERRFSFEVVSPSKSCFLQADSERLLQLWVSAVQSSIATAFSQAHPDDNLRTPGQGSGHLAMGSAATLGCGGMARGRESGGIGHVAAQVQSVDGNAQCCDCREPAPEWASINLGVTLCIQCSGIHRSLGVHFSKVRSLTLDSWEPELVKLMCELGNVVINQIYEARVDAMAVKKPGPSCSRQEKEAWIHAKYVEKKFLTKLPEVQARRGGRGPPRGHPPVPPKPSIIRSRPGGFSGKTEPSSDDLGSLHSGALLFRAAGHPPSLPTMADALAHGADVNWVNGGQENATPLIQATAANSLLACEFLLQNGANVNQADSAGRGPLHHATILGHTGLACLFLKRGADLGARDSEGRDPLTIAMETANADIVTLLRLAKMREAEAAQGQAGDETYLDIFRDFSLMASDDPEKLSRRSHDLHTL